Proteins encoded together in one Variovorax paradoxus EPS window:
- the trmB gene encoding tRNA (guanosine(46)-N7)-methyltransferase TrmB codes for MTFPDTVPHDLPPSDDSTDDSAGDNDNSKPHPLHRRLKSFVKRAGRTTDGQARAFSELGPLFLIPYTPEPLDLTAAFGGRAAPTVLEIGFGMGEATAHIATVRPETNFFCCEVHEPGVGALLKRIGEQSISNIRICAHDAVDVLDHMLQPGTLAGVHVFFPDPWHKKRHNKRRLIQPEFVTKLAQHLRPGGYIHCATDWQPYAEQMLEVLSAEPLLRNTAEAYAPKPEYRPLTKFENRGIKLGHGVWDLVFERA; via the coding sequence ATGACCTTTCCCGACACCGTGCCCCACGACCTTCCGCCCAGCGACGACAGCACAGACGACAGTGCCGGCGACAACGACAACAGCAAGCCACACCCGCTGCACCGCCGCCTCAAGAGCTTCGTGAAGCGCGCCGGCCGCACGACCGACGGCCAGGCCCGGGCCTTCTCCGAGCTGGGCCCGCTGTTCCTCATTCCCTACACGCCCGAGCCGCTCGACCTGACGGCAGCCTTTGGCGGCCGCGCTGCGCCCACGGTGCTGGAGATCGGCTTCGGCATGGGCGAGGCCACCGCGCACATCGCCACGGTGCGGCCCGAGACCAATTTCTTCTGCTGCGAGGTGCACGAGCCCGGCGTCGGCGCCCTGCTCAAGCGCATCGGCGAGCAGTCGATCTCGAACATCCGCATCTGCGCGCACGACGCGGTCGACGTGCTCGACCACATGCTGCAGCCCGGCACGCTGGCCGGCGTGCATGTGTTCTTTCCCGACCCATGGCACAAGAAGCGCCACAACAAGCGCCGGCTGATCCAGCCCGAATTCGTGACCAAGCTCGCGCAGCACCTGCGCCCCGGCGGCTACATCCATTGCGCCACCGACTGGCAGCCCTACGCCGAGCAGATGCTCGAAGTGCTGTCGGCCGAGCCGCTCCTGCGCAACACGGCCGAAGCCTATGCGCCGAAGCCGGAATACCGGCCGCTCACCAAGTTCGAGAACCGCGGCATCAAGCTGGGCCACGGCGTGTGGGACCTGGTGTTCGAACGCGCTTGA
- a CDS encoding energy transducer TonB, protein MKLAFLWGGVGLCMALAGCTVPPRDVVEIAQPVPAPSPDAAPEPPPVVISAPPTAATRPQAPAIEKDPVIRQRRLPDYPTALANEGVEGQVIAVFYVGEAGVPEDVRIERSPHPLLSKAVTDALKGWRFDPARSADGRPVRTRMRLPFRFQAE, encoded by the coding sequence ATGAAACTTGCTTTTCTCTGGGGTGGTGTGGGGTTGTGCATGGCACTCGCGGGATGCACCGTGCCGCCGCGCGACGTGGTCGAAATCGCGCAGCCCGTTCCGGCACCGTCGCCGGACGCCGCGCCGGAGCCGCCGCCCGTGGTCATCAGTGCGCCGCCGACCGCAGCCACGCGGCCCCAGGCGCCCGCCATCGAGAAGGATCCGGTGATCCGCCAGCGGCGCCTGCCCGACTATCCGACCGCGCTGGCGAACGAGGGCGTGGAGGGCCAGGTGATCGCCGTCTTCTACGTGGGTGAAGCAGGCGTGCCCGAAGACGTGCGCATCGAACGCTCGCCGCATCCGCTGCTGTCGAAGGCGGTGACCGATGCGCTCAAGGGATGGCGCTTCGATCCGGCACGATCGGCGGACGGCCGCCCGGTGCGCACCCGGATGCGGCTGCCGTTCCGCTTCCAGGCCGAGTAG
- a CDS encoding DoxX family protein, which translates to MFSPVPFLFQQPRSFSIMATTTTPNAAQDTLALIGRILIAYLFIPAGIGKLMGFAGTVGYINSVGLPLPEVAAVIAIVVELGLGIALLLGFKTRWTAIAMAIFTVATALFFHKYWAVPDAMKMMQQINFNKNIAIAGGLLAFAAFGPGRFSIDKR; encoded by the coding sequence TTGTTTTCCCCTGTCCCGTTTCTATTTCAACAACCGAGGAGTTTTTCAATCATGGCAACCACCACCACCCCCAACGCTGCCCAGGACACCCTGGCGCTGATCGGCCGCATCCTGATCGCATACCTGTTCATCCCCGCTGGCATCGGCAAGCTCATGGGCTTCGCGGGCACCGTGGGCTACATCAACTCGGTGGGCTTGCCATTGCCGGAAGTGGCCGCCGTGATCGCCATCGTGGTCGAACTCGGCCTCGGCATTGCGCTGCTGCTGGGCTTCAAGACCCGCTGGACCGCCATTGCAATGGCGATCTTCACCGTGGCCACCGCGCTGTTCTTCCACAAGTACTGGGCAGTGCCCGATGCGATGAAGATGATGCAGCAGATCAACTTCAACAAGAACATCGCGATCGCCGGCGGCCTGCTCGCTTTCGCCGCTTTTGGCCCCGGTCGTTTCAGTATCGACAAGCGCTGA
- a CDS encoding pirin family protein translates to MLQVRKSQERGYADHGWLRSFHSFSFAGYYDPAHMGFGNLRVINEDRVAAGAGFGTHGHKDMEIISYVLSGELAHKDSMGNIESIPPGDVQRMSAGRGVMHSEFNHKKDETTHFLQIWIEPNVRGIAPGYEQKQFSDAEKRGKLRLVASPDGSEGSVKVNADARLFAGLLDGEEKASLALDPARKSYVHLVRGELEVNGQKLVGGDAAMLEGESQLTLGAGKDAEVLVFDLTA, encoded by the coding sequence ATGTTGCAAGTCCGTAAATCACAGGAACGCGGTTATGCCGACCATGGCTGGCTGCGCTCGTTCCACAGCTTTTCCTTCGCCGGCTACTACGACCCGGCCCACATGGGCTTCGGCAACCTGCGGGTGATCAACGAAGACCGCGTGGCGGCGGGCGCCGGCTTCGGCACCCACGGCCACAAGGACATGGAAATCATCAGCTATGTGCTCTCGGGCGAACTGGCCCACAAGGACAGCATGGGGAACATCGAATCCATTCCGCCGGGCGACGTCCAGCGCATGAGCGCCGGCCGCGGCGTGATGCACAGCGAGTTCAACCACAAGAAGGACGAGACCACGCACTTCCTGCAGATCTGGATCGAGCCCAACGTGCGCGGGATTGCCCCGGGCTACGAGCAGAAGCAGTTCAGCGATGCCGAGAAGCGCGGCAAGCTGCGCCTGGTCGCATCGCCCGATGGCAGCGAAGGTTCGGTGAAGGTGAATGCCGATGCGCGTCTCTTCGCCGGACTGCTCGACGGTGAAGAAAAAGCCAGCCTGGCGCTCGACCCGGCGCGCAAGAGCTACGTGCACCTGGTGCGCGGCGAACTCGAAGTGAACGGCCAGAAGCTCGTGGGCGGCGACGCCGCGATGCTCGAAGGCGAATCGCAATTGACGCTGGGCGCCGGCAAGGACGCTGAAGTGCTGGTGTTCGACCTGACCGCTTGA
- a CDS encoding LysR family transcriptional regulator produces MPSARDVLTPDALAMLQTVANTGSFAGAARALNLVPSALSYRVRQIEDALDVLLFDRSARQARITEAGAELLRESARLLNEIDAVANRVKRVATGWEPMLTIAVDSVIARDPLLDLATAFFALEPPTRLKLRDETLLGTIEALTSGEADLAIGAVLDAASLAFTATGIRSRPIGELCFVYAVAPHHPLARLPEPLTDEVLRQYRAVAAADSVRSGPSMTVNLVGGQDVLTVPSMQFKLAAQLHGLGGGFLPEPMARPYIEAGHLIERKTERTPPLGTMHCAWRVRSAGGPGRALEWWLAQFEHEATRRALLERHRGR; encoded by the coding sequence ATGCCCAGCGCCAGAGACGTACTGACCCCCGACGCGCTTGCCATGCTGCAGACCGTGGCCAACACCGGCAGCTTTGCCGGCGCGGCGCGCGCGCTCAACCTCGTGCCGAGTGCGTTGAGCTACCGGGTTCGGCAGATCGAGGACGCGCTCGACGTGCTGCTGTTCGACCGCAGCGCGCGCCAGGCACGCATCACCGAGGCCGGCGCCGAGCTGCTGCGCGAATCGGCGCGCCTCTTGAACGAGATCGACGCGGTGGCCAATCGCGTGAAGCGCGTGGCCACGGGCTGGGAGCCGATGCTGACCATCGCGGTCGACAGCGTCATCGCGCGCGATCCGCTGCTCGACCTGGCCACCGCCTTCTTCGCGCTCGAGCCGCCCACGCGGCTCAAGCTGCGCGACGAGACGCTGCTGGGCACCATCGAGGCGCTGACCAGCGGCGAGGCCGACCTCGCCATCGGTGCCGTGCTCGATGCCGCGAGCCTCGCCTTCACGGCCACCGGCATCCGCAGCCGGCCCATCGGCGAACTGTGCTTCGTGTACGCGGTGGCACCGCACCACCCGCTCGCGCGCCTGCCCGAACCGCTGACCGATGAGGTGCTGCGCCAATATCGCGCGGTCGCGGCCGCCGACTCGGTGCGCAGCGGGCCGAGCATGACGGTGAATCTTGTCGGCGGGCAGGACGTGCTCACCGTGCCGAGCATGCAGTTCAAGCTGGCCGCACAACTACATGGGCTGGGCGGCGGCTTCCTGCCCGAGCCGATGGCGCGGCCGTACATCGAGGCGGGCCACCTCATCGAGCGCAAGACCGAACGCACGCCGCCGCTGGGCACCATGCATTGCGCATGGCGCGTGCGCAGCGCGGGCGGGCCGGGGCGTGCGCTCGAATGGTGGCTCGCGCAGTTCGAGCACGAGGCCACGCGGCGCGCGCTGCTCGAGCGGCATCGGGGACGCTGA
- the gluQRS gene encoding tRNA glutamyl-Q(34) synthetase GluQRS, whose translation MRETGRFAPSPTGPLHAGSLVAALASWLDVRARGAEARWLIRIEDADTERCLPGMGEHMLRQLADCHLLPDETPVWQTQRTALYEAALQRLQALGLAYPCGCSRKDIDTALARLGQRHERHGERVYPGTCRDGLHGKPARAWRFATEKFVSTQPGELRWSDRRLGTQRQDVSREVGDFVLRRADGPWAYQLAVVVDDAEQGVTDVVRGEDLADNTARQILLQRALGLPTPSYLHTPLVRGADGDKLSKQNGATPIDTATPEAALAALGTAARVLGLGPATATSCAAALAGWVPEWRALYNSRP comes from the coding sequence ATGCGTGAGACCGGCCGTTTCGCGCCCTCGCCCACCGGGCCGCTGCACGCCGGCTCGCTGGTGGCCGCACTCGCAAGCTGGCTCGACGTGCGTGCGCGCGGCGCAGAGGCGCGCTGGCTGATCCGCATCGAAGACGCCGATACCGAGCGCTGCCTGCCCGGCATGGGCGAGCACATGCTGCGGCAGCTCGCCGATTGCCATCTGCTGCCCGACGAAACGCCCGTGTGGCAGACGCAGCGCACGGCGCTCTACGAGGCGGCGCTGCAGCGGTTGCAGGCCCTCGGCCTTGCCTACCCCTGCGGCTGTTCGCGCAAGGACATCGACACCGCGCTCGCCCGGCTCGGCCAGCGGCACGAACGGCATGGCGAGCGCGTGTACCCCGGCACCTGCCGCGACGGCCTGCACGGCAAGCCCGCGCGGGCCTGGCGCTTTGCCACTGAAAAGTTCGTATCGACACAGCCGGGCGAACTGCGCTGGAGCGACCGGCGCCTGGGCACGCAGCGCCAGGACGTCAGCCGCGAGGTCGGCGACTTCGTGCTGCGCCGCGCCGATGGCCCCTGGGCCTATCAACTCGCCGTGGTTGTCGACGACGCGGAGCAAGGCGTGACCGACGTGGTGCGCGGCGAGGACCTGGCCGACAACACCGCGCGCCAGATCCTGCTGCAGCGCGCGCTCGGCCTGCCGACCCCGAGCTATCTGCACACGCCGCTGGTGCGCGGCGCCGATGGCGACAAGCTGTCCAAGCAGAACGGCGCAACGCCCATCGACACCGCCACACCCGAAGCGGCATTGGCCGCGCTCGGCACGGCCGCGCGCGTGCTCGGCCTCGGTCCCGCGACAGCCACATCCTGTGCGGCTGCGTTGGCCGGCTGGGTGCCCGAATGGCGCGCTCTCTACAATTCGCGGCCGTAA
- a CDS encoding HD domain-containing protein: MNARARFTSMQESTREDWQLIGGEFMQFSRGLPERVIKHLQILEGDYGGFPVDRYTHSLQTATRALRDGRDEEYVVCALLHDVGDTLGSFNHPDIAAAVLKPFVSEANHWMVQHHGIFQGHYFFHHIGLDRDMRENFRDHPHYERTAEFCALYDNPAFDPKAETLPISEFEPMLRRLMAQPKQSIYKTVLKEPATA; the protein is encoded by the coding sequence ATGAATGCAAGGGCACGTTTCACGAGCATGCAAGAGAGCACGCGCGAAGACTGGCAACTGATCGGCGGCGAGTTCATGCAGTTCTCTCGCGGATTGCCGGAGCGCGTGATCAAGCACCTGCAGATCCTCGAAGGCGACTACGGCGGTTTTCCCGTCGACCGCTACACCCACTCGCTGCAGACCGCCACCCGCGCGCTGCGCGACGGACGCGACGAGGAGTACGTGGTGTGCGCGCTGTTGCACGACGTCGGCGACACGCTCGGCAGCTTCAACCACCCCGACATCGCGGCCGCCGTCCTCAAGCCCTTCGTGAGCGAGGCCAACCACTGGATGGTGCAGCACCACGGGATCTTCCAGGGCCACTACTTCTTTCACCACATCGGCCTCGACCGCGACATGCGCGAGAACTTCAGGGACCACCCGCACTACGAGCGCACGGCCGAGTTCTGCGCGCTCTACGACAACCCCGCCTTCGATCCCAAGGCCGAGACCTTGCCGATCAGCGAATTCGAGCCCATGCTGCGCCGGTTGATGGCGCAGCCCAAGCAGAGCATCTACAAGACCGTGCTCAAAGAGCCGGCCACGGCTTGA
- a CDS encoding NAD(P)/FAD-dependent oxidoreductase has translation MTTRATAKQADRHRTPSTPRHYAVVGAGIAGVAAARTLVQAGHKVTLFEREAAPGGRMASIDTTFGRFDSGAQYFTVRDPRFALALEATPSLCRPWSANLVRVLDAHGRVAEAALPGRESHWVAQPGMDALVAYWAAPLGSNLITNTQVTQIEPDALDPKRWQLRTAGEDDSQHVYSGFDAVLLAVPPSRTRALLGDGKLSAAISQKIEPVRIAPCWTLMIAFPQANQANMSHLGPQWNAARSTHHRVAWLARESSKPGRERIERWTLQASATWSQEHLRDDAPRVEAKLLRAFAEITGIHAVPSHAQTRCWTEAQTQVPVGKTHLWDAKARIGVAGDWCTGHRVEDAFLSGLSLALAVI, from the coding sequence ATGACCACTCGTGCAACTGCAAAGCAAGCCGACCGCCACCGAACACCTTCCACCCCCCGCCACTACGCCGTCGTCGGCGCGGGCATCGCCGGGGTAGCCGCTGCACGCACGCTGGTGCAGGCGGGCCACAAGGTCACGCTGTTCGAACGCGAAGCCGCACCCGGTGGCCGCATGGCAAGCATCGACACGACCTTCGGCCGCTTCGACAGCGGCGCGCAGTACTTCACCGTGCGCGATCCGCGCTTTGCGCTGGCGCTCGAAGCCACGCCCAGCCTCTGCCGCCCCTGGAGCGCCAACCTCGTGCGCGTGCTCGACGCCCACGGCCGCGTGGCCGAAGCGGCACTGCCGGGCCGCGAGTCGCACTGGGTCGCGCAGCCCGGCATGGACGCGCTGGTGGCCTACTGGGCTGCGCCGCTGGGCAGCAACCTCATCACGAACACGCAGGTCACGCAGATCGAGCCCGATGCGCTCGACCCCAAGCGCTGGCAACTGCGCACCGCGGGCGAAGACGATTCGCAGCATGTGTACTCGGGCTTCGACGCCGTGCTGCTCGCCGTGCCGCCCTCGCGCACCCGCGCGCTGCTGGGCGACGGCAAGCTCTCCGCGGCCATCAGCCAGAAGATCGAGCCGGTGCGCATCGCCCCCTGCTGGACGCTGATGATCGCGTTCCCCCAGGCCAACCAGGCCAACATGTCGCACCTCGGCCCGCAGTGGAATGCGGCGCGAAGCACCCACCACCGCGTGGCATGGCTCGCGCGCGAATCGTCCAAGCCCGGCCGCGAACGCATCGAACGCTGGACGCTGCAGGCCAGCGCCACCTGGTCGCAGGAACATCTGCGCGACGACGCGCCGCGCGTCGAAGCCAAGCTCTTGCGCGCCTTTGCCGAGATCACCGGCATCCACGCCGTGCCCTCGCATGCGCAGACGCGCTGCTGGACCGAAGCGCAGACGCAGGTGCCAGTTGGCAAGACCCACCTCTGGGACGCCAAGGCCCGCATCGGCGTGGCCGGTGACTGGTGCACGGGGCACCGGGTGGAAGACGCGTTCCTCTCGGGCCTTTCGCTGGCACTTGCGGTGATCTGA
- a CDS encoding class II aldolase/adducin family protein — MNANSQSEIQKLVSAEEWQLRVDLAACYRLVALYGWSDLVFTHISARVPGPEHHFLINPYGLMFDEITASSLVKVDQQCNKIIESPYPVNPAGFVIHSAVHAAREDIQCVLHTHTKAGIAVSAQKNGVLPISQQSTFVLASLAYHDYEGVAFRDDEKPRLQADMGHANFLMLRNHGLLTCDKTIADAFLSMYTFENTCQIQIAAQSGGSELTHVDPRIIDGVGQAMKVQSGGLGGMFVWPSLIRKLDRIDDSYKQ; from the coding sequence ATGAACGCAAATTCCCAATCCGAAATCCAGAAGCTCGTCTCCGCCGAAGAGTGGCAACTGCGAGTCGACCTCGCCGCCTGCTACCGGCTCGTGGCGCTCTACGGCTGGAGCGACCTCGTGTTCACGCACATCAGCGCGCGCGTGCCCGGCCCGGAGCATCACTTCCTCATCAATCCCTACGGCCTGATGTTCGACGAGATCACCGCATCGAGCCTGGTGAAGGTCGACCAGCAATGCAACAAGATCATCGAGTCGCCCTACCCGGTGAACCCGGCCGGCTTCGTGATCCACAGCGCGGTGCATGCCGCGCGCGAAGACATCCAGTGCGTGCTGCACACCCACACGAAGGCCGGCATCGCGGTGAGCGCGCAGAAGAACGGCGTGCTGCCCATCAGCCAGCAATCGACCTTCGTGCTGGCCTCGCTCGCGTATCACGACTACGAAGGCGTGGCCTTCCGCGACGACGAGAAGCCGCGCCTGCAGGCCGACATGGGCCACGCCAACTTCCTCATGCTGCGCAACCATGGCCTCTTGACCTGCGACAAGACCATTGCCGATGCGTTTCTTTCGATGTACACCTTCGAGAACACCTGCCAGATCCAGATCGCCGCGCAATCGGGCGGCAGCGAACTCACGCACGTCGACCCGAGGATCATCGATGGCGTGGGCCAGGCGATGAAGGTGCAGAGCGGCGGTCTCGGCGGCATGTTCGTCTGGCCTTCGCTGATCCGCAAACTCGACCGCATCGACGACAGCTACAAACAATAA
- a CDS encoding ABC transporter substrate-binding protein yields the protein MNTSRREWLGKAYGALLLGGGIGMTHGVSAQTRTAGAARVVLLGQSVPLTGGASEIGSAFAAGSRLAVSDFNTRNATTGLQLKLVQLDDGYDAARATANARTLLGAQKADLLFGFVGTASSEAGANVATQQGSLLFAPFAASDNLRSADHPNVFHVRPGMIDEALKIVRQCATVGQTRVALVGDDDAMGRAGLAAVQQAIAELKLTPLVASALVPAGGDKLDAALKDVQKQSPQAIVLVSLSGTTASAIRKLRKSGYTGNFMAFSIVGIDPLYAELGKDIGGIVISQVVPSPRPSAIPIVKEYLAAVDNSDQTASYEGLEGFIAAKAVGEAVRRAGRGFNTATLQRTMTAMTDYDVGGFRINLRPGLRDNVRSIDLISISADGRVLR from the coding sequence ATGAACACGTCACGCAGGGAATGGCTGGGCAAGGCGTATGGCGCGCTGCTGCTGGGAGGCGGTATCGGCATGACCCACGGGGTCTCGGCGCAGACGCGCACGGCCGGCGCAGCGCGCGTCGTGCTGCTCGGGCAATCGGTGCCATTGACGGGCGGCGCCTCCGAAATCGGCAGCGCCTTCGCGGCGGGCAGCCGGCTCGCGGTGAGCGACTTCAACACGCGCAACGCCACCACCGGGCTGCAGCTGAAGCTGGTGCAACTCGACGACGGCTACGACGCGGCGCGCGCCACCGCCAACGCACGCACCCTGCTCGGCGCCCAGAAGGCCGACCTGCTCTTCGGCTTCGTCGGCACCGCCAGCAGCGAGGCCGGCGCGAACGTCGCCACGCAACAGGGCAGCCTGCTCTTTGCGCCGTTCGCGGCCTCCGACAACCTGCGCAGCGCCGATCACCCCAATGTGTTCCACGTGCGGCCCGGCATGATCGACGAGGCTCTCAAGATCGTGCGCCAGTGCGCCACCGTGGGGCAGACGCGCGTGGCGCTCGTGGGCGACGACGACGCCATGGGCCGTGCCGGCCTGGCCGCCGTGCAACAGGCCATCGCCGAACTCAAGCTCACGCCGCTGGTCGCGAGTGCGCTGGTGCCTGCGGGCGGCGACAAGCTCGATGCCGCGCTGAAAGACGTGCAGAAGCAATCGCCCCAGGCGATCGTGCTGGTGTCGCTCTCGGGCACCACCGCCAGCGCCATCCGCAAGCTGCGCAAGAGCGGCTACACGGGCAACTTCATGGCCTTCTCGATCGTGGGCATCGACCCGCTCTACGCGGAGCTGGGCAAGGACATCGGCGGCATCGTGATCTCGCAGGTGGTTCCCTCGCCCCGGCCCTCGGCCATTCCGATCGTCAAGGAGTACCTCGCGGCGGTCGACAACTCCGACCAGACCGCGTCGTACGAAGGGCTCGAAGGCTTCATCGCCGCCAAGGCCGTGGGCGAGGCGGTGCGCCGCGCGGGCCGCGGCTTCAACACCGCGACCCTGCAGCGCACGATGACCGCGATGACCGACTACGACGTCGGCGGCTTTCGCATCAACCTGCGCCCGGGCCTGCGCGACAACGTGCGCAGCATCGACCTGATCAGCATCTCGGCCGACGGGCGCGTGCTGCGCTGA
- a CDS encoding bile acid:sodium symporter family protein: MDATLIVTRFLFGALALVMFGLGLSLSLADFRRLFKHPKAVTIALVLQVIGLPLACYAIIVGFGLSPVFAIGLMLLAASPGGISANLFSHLFGGNVAMNISLTAVNTLLSIVTLPLIANWAINHFAQSGQVVPLQTRKLVEVIAIVMVPVAIGMFVASRKPGFAARMEKPTKIFSAVVLAVVTVLAIANEWKTITATFAEIGLPVLLFNLVSLLAGYYLSRAAGLDKPLATAISYEIGIHNSTLAIFIAVSVLGSFPLALPAAIYSVVMYITAPLFGWLLLRRGQPAVAPAR; this comes from the coding sequence ATGGACGCCACGCTCATCGTGACCCGGTTCCTGTTCGGCGCGCTCGCGCTCGTGATGTTCGGGCTGGGGCTGTCGCTCTCGCTCGCCGACTTCAGGCGCCTGTTCAAGCACCCGAAGGCGGTGACCATCGCGCTGGTGCTGCAGGTCATCGGCCTGCCGCTCGCCTGCTACGCGATCATCGTGGGCTTCGGGCTCTCGCCGGTGTTCGCCATCGGGCTCATGCTGCTGGCGGCCTCGCCAGGCGGCATTTCGGCGAACCTGTTCTCGCACCTCTTCGGCGGCAACGTGGCGATGAACATCTCGCTCACTGCCGTGAACACGCTGCTGTCGATCGTCACGCTGCCGCTCATCGCCAACTGGGCCATCAACCACTTCGCGCAGAGCGGCCAGGTGGTGCCGCTGCAGACGCGCAAGCTGGTGGAGGTGATCGCGATCGTGATGGTGCCGGTGGCCATCGGCATGTTCGTGGCCTCGCGCAAGCCCGGCTTCGCCGCGCGCATGGAAAAGCCGACCAAGATTTTCAGCGCCGTGGTGCTCGCGGTGGTCACGGTGCTGGCCATCGCGAACGAGTGGAAGACCATCACCGCCACCTTCGCCGAGATCGGCCTTCCAGTGCTGCTGTTCAACCTCGTGAGCCTGCTCGCGGGCTACTACCTCAGCCGCGCCGCGGGCCTCGACAAACCGCTGGCCACGGCTATCAGCTACGAGATCGGCATCCACAACTCGACCCTCGCTATCTTCATCGCGGTGAGCGTGCTCGGGAGTTTTCCGCTCGCGCTGCCGGCCGCGATCTACTCGGTGGTGATGTACATCACGGCCCCTCTGTTCGGATGGCTGTTGCTGCGGCGCGGCCAACCGGCCGTCGCGCCTGCGCGATGA
- a CDS encoding Crp/Fnr family transcriptional regulator, with amino-acid sequence MPPSSKPRLSAPHRAALEANPWFTSMPRAQRDALVGAAELIHVRRGTMVFRQGDPIHAAGGGFYGLVAGTIKISSLRQDGREAILAVLEPGNWFGEITLIDGSPRTHDATALEALDLLVVPPEAFARQMRDVVFSNAIGAMLAARVRMLYGLAEDATLRSLRARVAHRLLVLARGDATQSVHLRHSLQLPQEALAMMLGVTRQTLSKELNALAGEGVIALGYGRIELLSLDALQRLVSTG; translated from the coding sequence ATGCCTCCTTCCTCCAAGCCGCGCCTCTCCGCCCCGCACCGTGCCGCGCTGGAGGCCAACCCGTGGTTCACCAGCATGCCGCGCGCGCAGCGCGACGCGCTGGTGGGCGCGGCCGAGCTCATCCATGTGCGGCGCGGGACCATGGTGTTCCGCCAGGGCGATCCGATCCATGCGGCGGGCGGTGGCTTCTACGGACTCGTGGCGGGCACGATCAAGATCTCGTCGCTGCGCCAGGACGGGCGCGAGGCCATCCTCGCGGTGCTGGAGCCGGGCAACTGGTTCGGCGAGATCACGCTCATCGACGGCTCGCCGCGCACGCACGACGCCACCGCGCTCGAAGCGCTCGACCTCCTGGTGGTGCCGCCCGAGGCCTTCGCGCGGCAGATGCGCGACGTGGTGTTCTCCAACGCCATCGGCGCGATGCTCGCGGCGCGGGTGCGCATGCTCTACGGCCTCGCGGAAGACGCCACCTTGCGCAGCCTGCGCGCGCGGGTGGCGCACCGGCTGCTGGTGCTCGCGCGCGGCGATGCGACGCAATCGGTGCACCTGCGGCACAGCCTGCAACTGCCGCAAGAGGCGCTCGCGATGATGCTCGGCGTGACGCGCCAGACGCTCTCGAAGGAACTCAATGCGCTGGCGGGCGAGGGCGTGATTGCGCTGGGCTACGGACGCATCGAGCTGCTGTCGCTCGATGCGCTGCAGCGGCTTGTCAGTACGGGCTGA